One stretch of Euphorbia lathyris chromosome 7, ddEupLath1.1, whole genome shotgun sequence DNA includes these proteins:
- the LOC136235882 gene encoding uncharacterized protein isoform X2, whose protein sequence is MQSSQLPTRKKFIQPGKLGNKNRVLSAFQHSSVPHDKSTKDTPKGVTPRKENLKDVGLIVHFGDLQYHDKGFNEECCFLDILSICKKFVDIYSVGLRFADDDGRPVQNDLDVLNMFKNYSGSTVIHLYAKRDINSRGLIYKLPSDNPNLASDIAPIPIVTNVKIMGELKVNQKVMVYGAISNGVETASIADFFITMNKNLDIENGLTPISSPSKEKELELPLQAVGQFVVAKLTPMTEDGKSGDPKYAISQTFVKSDIPKIVRKVRGCNKNKKICSLKQGEKLDICFCKSLFSITC, encoded by the exons ATGCAATCAAGCCAACTTCCTACTCGCAAAAAGTTCATCCAGCCAGGCAAACTGGGGAACAAAAATCGAGTATTGAGTGCTTTCCAACATTCAAGCGTACCTCATGATAAAAGTACTAAAGACACTCCGAAGGGTGTTACTCCAAGAAAAGAGAACCTTAAAG ATGTTGGTTTGATTGTGCATTTTGGTGATTTACAATACCACGATAAAGGTTTCAACGAAGAATGTTGTTTCCTGGACATTTTGAGCATATGCAAAAAATTTGTCGATATTTATTCTGTTGGCTTGAGATTTGCTGATGATGATGGAAGACCAGTACAAAATGATTTAGATGTCTTAAATATGTTCAAAAATTATTCCGGTTCTACAGTCATACATCTTTATGCCAAAAGAGACATAAACTCACGAGGTTTAATATACAAACTCCCAAGTGACAATCCTAATCTAG CTTCTGATATTGCACCCATACCAATAGTGACAAATGTAAAGATAATGGGTGAGCTTAAGGTAAATCAGAAAGTGATGGTATATGGTGCTATTAGTAACGGGGTGGAGACTGCGAGTATTGCCGATTTTTTCATAACTATGAATAAAAACTTGGATATTGAGAATGGTCTTACACCTATCAGCTCACCTAGCAAAGAGAAG GAGCTTGAATTACCATTACAAGCTGTTGGTCAATTTGTTGTTGCCAAACTAACTCCCATGACAGAGGATGGAAAATCTGGTGATCCAAAGTATGCAATATCTCAAACATTTGTTAAGA GTGATATTCCAAAAATTGTGAGAAAAGTTAGAGGTTGTAATAAGAACAAAAAAATTTGTTCTCTCAAACAAGGAGAGAAACTTGACATATGTTtctgtaagtcgttgttttctatcacttgctga
- the LOC136235882 gene encoding uncharacterized protein isoform X5 — MQSSQLPTRKKFIQPGKLGNKNRVLSAFQHSSVPHDKSTKDTPKGVTPRKENLKDVGLIVHFGDLQYHDKGFNEECCFLDILSICKKFVDIYSVGLRFADDDGRPVQNDLDVLNMFKNYSGSTVIHLYAKRDINSRGLIYKLPSDNPNLASDIAPIPIVTNVKIMGELKVNQKVMVYGAISNGVETASIADFFITMNKNLDIENGLTPISSPSKEKELELPLQAVGQFVVAKLTPMTEDGKSGDPK, encoded by the exons ATGCAATCAAGCCAACTTCCTACTCGCAAAAAGTTCATCCAGCCAGGCAAACTGGGGAACAAAAATCGAGTATTGAGTGCTTTCCAACATTCAAGCGTACCTCATGATAAAAGTACTAAAGACACTCCGAAGGGTGTTACTCCAAGAAAAGAGAACCTTAAAG ATGTTGGTTTGATTGTGCATTTTGGTGATTTACAATACCACGATAAAGGTTTCAACGAAGAATGTTGTTTCCTGGACATTTTGAGCATATGCAAAAAATTTGTCGATATTTATTCTGTTGGCTTGAGATTTGCTGATGATGATGGAAGACCAGTACAAAATGATTTAGATGTCTTAAATATGTTCAAAAATTATTCCGGTTCTACAGTCATACATCTTTATGCCAAAAGAGACATAAACTCACGAGGTTTAATATACAAACTCCCAAGTGACAATCCTAATCTAG CTTCTGATATTGCACCCATACCAATAGTGACAAATGTAAAGATAATGGGTGAGCTTAAGGTAAATCAGAAAGTGATGGTATATGGTGCTATTAGTAACGGGGTGGAGACTGCGAGTATTGCCGATTTTTTCATAACTATGAATAAAAACTTGGATATTGAGAATGGTCTTACACCTATCAGCTCACCTAGCAAAGAGAAG GAGCTTGAATTACCATTACAAGCTGTTGGTCAATTTGTTGTTGCCAAACTAACTCCCATGACAGAGGATGGAAAATCTGGTGATCCAAA GTGA
- the LOC136235882 gene encoding uncharacterized protein isoform X3 yields the protein MVDFPYFRNMGDEWVEAHAYVINNCDEVIPFLEEYSQIRESIHPQQSFNDWFKDTVAKMYASSKESNIRDLLSLSRGPSQYATNFDGYIVNGYRFRIEDCDKRRRTQNYGVCVSSDVGNEGGPIDYYGILTEILELQYLGEKRVVLFKCKWFDVHDNVWGSKIDEFGFICINPQRCLRTNEPFILASQASQVFYAIDNANKNWHVVIKTQPRDSYNMSSQIDDDNENFDDLGEAYQEGESFKFQCGTTLNTTDGKNWARSDSLPITYDVSKSKKKRKRFLLTNIAYTFFFNLR from the exons ATGGTGGATTTTCCTTATTTTCGCAACATGGGCGATGAATGGGTGGAAGCACATGCATATGTCATAAATAATTGTGATGAAGTCATACCTTTTCTCGA AGAGTATTCCCAGATTCGAGAAAGTATTCATCCACAACAATCTTTTAATGATTGGTTTAAAGATACA GTTGCAAAAATGTATGCATCTAGCAAGGAATCCAATATTCGAGATTTGTTGTCATTATCTCGTGGTCCATCCCAATATGCTACAAACTTTGATGGTTATATTGTGAATGGGTATAGGTTTCGCATTGAAGATTGTGATAAACGACGTAGAACACAAAATTATGGTGTGTGTGTGAGCAGTGATGTTGGAAATGAGGGAGGACCTATTGATTATTATGGGATTTTAACTGAGATTCTTGAATTGCAGTATCTTGGTGAGAAAAGAGTTGTCCTATTCAAATGTAAATGGTTTGACGTTCATGACAATGTGTGGGGATCAAAAATAGATGAATTTGGATTCATTTGTATCAATCCTCAACGTTGTTTGAGAACAAATGAACCATTTATTCTAGCAAGTCAAGCTTCTCAAGTCTTTTATGCTATAGATAATGCTAATAAGAATTGGCATGTTGTTATTAAGACACAACCACGAGATTCATACAATATGTCTTCTCAAATAGATGATGACaatgagaattttgatgatcttGGTGAGGCTTATCAAGAGGGTGAATCATTCAAGTTTCAATGTGGCACTACATTGAATACAACAGACGGGAAAAATTGGGCACGAAGTGATTCATTACCAATTACTTATGATGTGTCAAaatctaaaaagaaaagaaagcg TTTTCTATTGACAAATATTGCATATaccttttttttcaatttgaggTGA
- the LOC136235882 gene encoding uncharacterized protein isoform X4, which produces MQSSQLPTRKKFIQPGKLGNKNRVLSAFQHSSVPHDKSTKDTPKGVTPRKENLKDVGLIVHFGDLQYHDKGFNEECCFLDILSICKKFVDIYSVGLRFADDDGRPVQNDLDVLNMFKNYSGSTVIHLYAKRDINSRGLIYKLPTSDIAPIPIVTNVKIMGELKVNQKVMVYGAISNGVETASIADFFITMNKNLDIENGLTPISSPSKEKELELPLQAVGQFVVAKLTPMTEDGKSGDPKYAISQTFVKSDIPKIVRKVRGCNKNKKICSLKQGEKLDICFCKSLFSITC; this is translated from the exons ATGCAATCAAGCCAACTTCCTACTCGCAAAAAGTTCATCCAGCCAGGCAAACTGGGGAACAAAAATCGAGTATTGAGTGCTTTCCAACATTCAAGCGTACCTCATGATAAAAGTACTAAAGACACTCCGAAGGGTGTTACTCCAAGAAAAGAGAACCTTAAAG ATGTTGGTTTGATTGTGCATTTTGGTGATTTACAATACCACGATAAAGGTTTCAACGAAGAATGTTGTTTCCTGGACATTTTGAGCATATGCAAAAAATTTGTCGATATTTATTCTGTTGGCTTGAGATTTGCTGATGATGATGGAAGACCAGTACAAAATGATTTAGATGTCTTAAATATGTTCAAAAATTATTCCGGTTCTACAGTCATACATCTTTATGCCAAAAGAGACATAAACTCACGAGGTTTAATATACAAACTCCCAA CTTCTGATATTGCACCCATACCAATAGTGACAAATGTAAAGATAATGGGTGAGCTTAAGGTAAATCAGAAAGTGATGGTATATGGTGCTATTAGTAACGGGGTGGAGACTGCGAGTATTGCCGATTTTTTCATAACTATGAATAAAAACTTGGATATTGAGAATGGTCTTACACCTATCAGCTCACCTAGCAAAGAGAAG GAGCTTGAATTACCATTACAAGCTGTTGGTCAATTTGTTGTTGCCAAACTAACTCCCATGACAGAGGATGGAAAATCTGGTGATCCAAAGTATGCAATATCTCAAACATTTGTTAAGA GTGATATTCCAAAAATTGTGAGAAAAGTTAGAGGTTGTAATAAGAACAAAAAAATTTGTTCTCTCAAACAAGGAGAGAAACTTGACATATGTTtctgtaagtcgttgttttctatcacttgctga
- the LOC136235882 gene encoding uncharacterized protein isoform X1, giving the protein MVLRQNLINQIEMAMVVQIILMVDFPYFRNMGDEWVEAHAYVINNCDEVIPFLEEYSQIRESIHPQQSFNDWFKDTVAKMYASSKESNIRDLLSLSRGPSQYATNFDGYIVNGYRFRIEDCDKRRRTQNYGVCVSSDVGNEGGPIDYYGILTEILELQYLGEKRVVLFKCKWFDVHDNVWGSKIDEFGFICINPQRCLRTNEPFILASQASQVFYAIDNANKNWHVVIKTQPRDSYNMSSQIDDDNENFDDLGEAYQEGESFKFQCGTTLNTTDGKNWARSDSLPITYDVSKSKKKRKRFLLTNIAYTFFFNLR; this is encoded by the exons GATAGAAATGGCGATGGTTGTTCAGATTATTTTGATGGTGGATTTTCCTTATTTTCGCAACATGGGCGATGAATGGGTGGAAGCACATGCATATGTCATAAATAATTGTGATGAAGTCATACCTTTTCTCGA AGAGTATTCCCAGATTCGAGAAAGTATTCATCCACAACAATCTTTTAATGATTGGTTTAAAGATACA GTTGCAAAAATGTATGCATCTAGCAAGGAATCCAATATTCGAGATTTGTTGTCATTATCTCGTGGTCCATCCCAATATGCTACAAACTTTGATGGTTATATTGTGAATGGGTATAGGTTTCGCATTGAAGATTGTGATAAACGACGTAGAACACAAAATTATGGTGTGTGTGTGAGCAGTGATGTTGGAAATGAGGGAGGACCTATTGATTATTATGGGATTTTAACTGAGATTCTTGAATTGCAGTATCTTGGTGAGAAAAGAGTTGTCCTATTCAAATGTAAATGGTTTGACGTTCATGACAATGTGTGGGGATCAAAAATAGATGAATTTGGATTCATTTGTATCAATCCTCAACGTTGTTTGAGAACAAATGAACCATTTATTCTAGCAAGTCAAGCTTCTCAAGTCTTTTATGCTATAGATAATGCTAATAAGAATTGGCATGTTGTTATTAAGACACAACCACGAGATTCATACAATATGTCTTCTCAAATAGATGATGACaatgagaattttgatgatcttGGTGAGGCTTATCAAGAGGGTGAATCATTCAAGTTTCAATGTGGCACTACATTGAATACAACAGACGGGAAAAATTGGGCACGAAGTGATTCATTACCAATTACTTATGATGTGTCAAaatctaaaaagaaaagaaagcg TTTTCTATTGACAAATATTGCATATaccttttttttcaatttgaggTGA